One Ricinus communis isolate WT05 ecotype wild-type chromosome 1, ASM1957865v1, whole genome shotgun sequence DNA window includes the following coding sequences:
- the LOC8270326 gene encoding transcription factor bHLH77 isoform X1, which produces MEKEKLFMSEGVNSREVPIWNSCNFGMEISSSNELNSDQIPNSFFNSNWENSMDQSDPFESALSSIVSSPNANAVPNSNGDPVMIRELIGRLGNICNSRDISPQSYINTNNNNSTNTSCYTTPLNSPPKLNISILDSQIRGNTNTNNSHNLPIASLAPLPADPGFVERAARFSCFGSSRNLSGLSGQFGSNESSFLSRIPATGSQVNASNVQQAVADGKPNSDRKLNVISRSSTPENAEFGDSREESSLSEQIPGGELSIKVQNNNDFSVRKRKAIPRGKAKETPSSSPSASDVKVAAEKDESTAKRSKSDEANGHDKAKAEQNGNQKQNKDNTKLPEPPKDYIHVRARRGQATDSHSLAERVRREKISERMKFLQDLVPGCNKVTGKAVMLDEIINYVQSLQRQVEFLSMKLATVNPRMDVNMEALSKDVFQSFGSLPHSLYPLDSSAALALPYSYQSQQGVPLPNDMSSNAETQFSMNALLRRNHSMQLPPLDGFGDAAARQVSAFWEEELQSVVQMGFVQNQQQGFPLPAGSLPGAQMKVEL; this is translated from the exons atggaaaaagaaaagctctTTATGAGTGAAGGAGTCAACAGCAGAGAAGTACCCATTTGGAATTCTTGCAATTTTGGGATGGAAATATCATCATCAAATGAGCTGAATTCAGATCAAATTCccaattcttttttcaattccAATTGGGAAAACTCGATGGATCAGAGCGATCCCTTTGAGTCTGCTTTGAGCTCAATTGTCTCATCTCCCAATGCAAATGCCGTTCCTAATAGTAATGGTGACCCTGTTATGATCAGAGAACTCATTGGAAGATTGGGAAACATTTGCAACTCTAGAGACATTTCTCCACAGTCTTATATTAACACTAACAAcaataatagtactaatactTCATGTTATACTACTCCTCTGAATTCCCCTCCAAAGCTTAACATTTCAATCTTGGACTCACAGATCAGAGGGAATACTAATACTAATAACAGTCACAATCTTCCCATTGCAAGTTTAGCACCATTGCCAGCTGACCCTGGTTTTGTAGAGAGAGCTGCAAGGTTTTCTTGTTTTGGTTCAAGCAGGAACCTTTCTGGCCTAAGTGGGCAATTTGGATCAAATGAATCCAGTTTCCTGTCTAGAATTCCTGCCACTGGATCTCAAGTGAATGCAAGTAATGTTCAACAAGCCGTGGCAGATGGGAAACCAAATTCTGATAGGAAATTGAATGTGATATCAAGGTCTTCGACGCCAGAGAATGCAGAATTTGGAGACTCCAGAGAGGAATCTTCTCTGTCTGAGCAGATCCCAGGTGGGGAATTGAGCATCAAAGTCCAGAATAATAATGATTTCAGTGTAAGGAAAAGGAAGGCAATTCCTAGaggaaaagctaaagaaactCCCTCTTCATCTCCTTCCGCTTCTGACGTTAAG GTTGCAGCAGAGAAGGATGAATCAACTGCAAAAAGAAGCAAATCAGATGAAGCTAATGGCCATGACAAGGCTAAAGCAGAACAAAATGGGAAccagaaacaaaataaagataatacaAAGCTACCTGAGCCACCAAAGGATTATATCCATGTCAGAGCTAGGAGGGGTCAGGCTACTGATAGCCACAGTCTAGCTGAAAGA gTACGGAGAGAGAAAATTAGTGAAAGGATGAAATTCCTTCAAGATCTTGTTCCCGGTTGTAACAAG GTAACTGGGAAAGCAGTTATGCTTGATGAGATCATAAACTATGTGCAGTCATTGCAGCGCCAAGTTGAG TTTCTTTCAATGAAGTTAGCAACCGTGAATCCAAGAATGGATGTTAACATGGAAGCTCTTTCCAAGGAT GTTTTTCAATCTTTTGGTTCTCTGCCGCATAGTCTATATCCATTAGATTCCTCGGCAGCTTTAGCATTACCTTATAGTTACCAGTCTCAGCAAGGGGTACCCTTGCCCAATGACATGTCTAGCAATGCAGAAACTCAATTCTCAATGAATGCTCTGTTGCGGCGAAACCACAGCATGCAGCTGCCCCCACTTGATGGATTCGGTGATGCAGCAGCCCGTCAG GTTTCTGCATTCTGGGAGGAGGAACTTCAAAGTGTAGTGCAGATGGGATTTGTGCAGAATCAGCAGCAGGGTTTTCCTCTTCCTG CAGGCTCACTGCCTGGAGCTCAGATGAAAGTGGAgctatga
- the LOC8270326 gene encoding transcription factor bHLH77 isoform X2 encodes MEKEKLFMSEGVNSREVPIWNSCNFGMEISSSNELNSDQIPNSFFNSNWENSMDQSDPFESALSSIVSSPNANAVPNSNGDPVMIRELIGRLGNICNSRDISPQSYINTNNNNSTNTSCYTTPLNSPPKLNISILDSQIRGNTNTNNSHNLPIASLAPLPADPGFVERAARFSCFGSSRNLSGLSGQFGSNESSFLSRIPATGSQVNASNVQQAVADGKPNSDRKLNVISRSSTPENAEFGDSREESSLSEQIPGGELSIKVQNNNDFSVRKRKAIPRGKAKETPSSSPSASDVKVAAEKDESTAKRSKSDEANGHDKAKAEQNGNQKQNKDNTKLPEPPKDYIHVRARRGQATDSHSLAERVRREKISERMKFLQDLVPGCNKVTGKAVMLDEIINYVQSLQRQVEFLSMKLATVNPRMDVNMEALSKDVFQSFGSLPHSLYPLDSSAALALPYSYQSQQGVPLPNDMSSNAETQFSMNALLRRNHSMQLPPLDGFGDAAARQVSAFWEEELQSVVQMGFVQNQQQGFPLPGSLPGAQMKVEL; translated from the exons atggaaaaagaaaagctctTTATGAGTGAAGGAGTCAACAGCAGAGAAGTACCCATTTGGAATTCTTGCAATTTTGGGATGGAAATATCATCATCAAATGAGCTGAATTCAGATCAAATTCccaattcttttttcaattccAATTGGGAAAACTCGATGGATCAGAGCGATCCCTTTGAGTCTGCTTTGAGCTCAATTGTCTCATCTCCCAATGCAAATGCCGTTCCTAATAGTAATGGTGACCCTGTTATGATCAGAGAACTCATTGGAAGATTGGGAAACATTTGCAACTCTAGAGACATTTCTCCACAGTCTTATATTAACACTAACAAcaataatagtactaatactTCATGTTATACTACTCCTCTGAATTCCCCTCCAAAGCTTAACATTTCAATCTTGGACTCACAGATCAGAGGGAATACTAATACTAATAACAGTCACAATCTTCCCATTGCAAGTTTAGCACCATTGCCAGCTGACCCTGGTTTTGTAGAGAGAGCTGCAAGGTTTTCTTGTTTTGGTTCAAGCAGGAACCTTTCTGGCCTAAGTGGGCAATTTGGATCAAATGAATCCAGTTTCCTGTCTAGAATTCCTGCCACTGGATCTCAAGTGAATGCAAGTAATGTTCAACAAGCCGTGGCAGATGGGAAACCAAATTCTGATAGGAAATTGAATGTGATATCAAGGTCTTCGACGCCAGAGAATGCAGAATTTGGAGACTCCAGAGAGGAATCTTCTCTGTCTGAGCAGATCCCAGGTGGGGAATTGAGCATCAAAGTCCAGAATAATAATGATTTCAGTGTAAGGAAAAGGAAGGCAATTCCTAGaggaaaagctaaagaaactCCCTCTTCATCTCCTTCCGCTTCTGACGTTAAG GTTGCAGCAGAGAAGGATGAATCAACTGCAAAAAGAAGCAAATCAGATGAAGCTAATGGCCATGACAAGGCTAAAGCAGAACAAAATGGGAAccagaaacaaaataaagataatacaAAGCTACCTGAGCCACCAAAGGATTATATCCATGTCAGAGCTAGGAGGGGTCAGGCTACTGATAGCCACAGTCTAGCTGAAAGA gTACGGAGAGAGAAAATTAGTGAAAGGATGAAATTCCTTCAAGATCTTGTTCCCGGTTGTAACAAG GTAACTGGGAAAGCAGTTATGCTTGATGAGATCATAAACTATGTGCAGTCATTGCAGCGCCAAGTTGAG TTTCTTTCAATGAAGTTAGCAACCGTGAATCCAAGAATGGATGTTAACATGGAAGCTCTTTCCAAGGAT GTTTTTCAATCTTTTGGTTCTCTGCCGCATAGTCTATATCCATTAGATTCCTCGGCAGCTTTAGCATTACCTTATAGTTACCAGTCTCAGCAAGGGGTACCCTTGCCCAATGACATGTCTAGCAATGCAGAAACTCAATTCTCAATGAATGCTCTGTTGCGGCGAAACCACAGCATGCAGCTGCCCCCACTTGATGGATTCGGTGATGCAGCAGCCCGTCAG GTTTCTGCATTCTGGGAGGAGGAACTTCAAAGTGTAGTGCAGATGGGATTTGTGCAGAATCAGCAGCAGGGTTTTCCTCTTCCTG GCTCACTGCCTGGAGCTCAGATGAAAGTGGAgctatga